Below is a genomic region from Rhizobium sp. 007.
GGGCCGGCTGGTTCCTGCTGCAGCCTGGGCTTGGCATCGGCTGGGCCGCGTCGAAGACGGCGAACCCGAACAAGGTGCGCGCGCTCAATCTGATCGCGCATACCGTCTTTGCCATTGGGCTCTACGGCACGGCGCTTTTGATCGCCTAACGGCGCAAGACCGCAAGGAGGCTCAGTGAAGCATATTTACGCGATCGGCATCGGCACCGGGAACCCGGAGCACATAACCATTCAGGCGATCAATGCCATGAATGCTGCCGATTTAGTTTTCATTCCCACAAAAGGTGCACAGAAAGAAGAGCTTGCAGATGTCCGCCGCGAAATCTGTGAGCGGTATCTCAAGCAGGCGGATGGCAAGATCCTCGAATTTGCGGTGCCTCTTCGCGAGACGAAGGAGCGCAGCTATGGCCAAAGCGTCGATGAATGGCACGCCGCGATTGCTGCCACCTATCGTCAGCTGATCAGCGAGTTGCCTGAAAATGGCACGGCTGCTTTCCTCGTATGGGGCGATCCGAGCCTTTACGACAGCACGTTGCGCATCTTGGAACGGGTGCGGGATAAAGTGGAATTCGATCTCACCGTCATCCCGGGCATTACCAGCATTCAGGCGCTTGCCGCCAGCCACCGCATTTCTATCAGTCTCGTCGGCAAGCCGGTGGAGATTACGACCGGCCGAAGGCTTGCCGAAGAGGGGCTTAAGACGGAAAGTACGGTTGTAATGCTCGACGGCATCCAGGCGTTTACGAAGATCGACGGCCCGGATACGGAGATCTTCTGGGGAGCCTATCTTGGCACGCAGGACGAAATCATCCGTGCCGGGCGGCTCGGCGACGTCGCCGATGACATCGTAAGGACCCGGGCCGAAGCGCGCGAACGGCACGGTTGGATCATGGATATCTACCTGCTGCGCAAAGGTCGCGACTTTCAGGATTAGTCCAGAGGATTAGTCCGGGCGCTTTACCGCAAGGGTGCCGCCCCGTAGAGGCATGGATGAAAGGACGAGCCATGGGCCATGCCGGCGAAAAAGAGATCGACATGGAAGGGCGCGCCATTGCTGCACCAGGCTCGCGCCGAGGCGCCTGTCCGACGCTTGCTGCACCCATGGCGACCGGCGACGGCCTTCTTGTACGGTTGCGGCCGGCCGGCGGCGCGCTAACGCCTTCGCAATTGAATATGCTTGCAGCCTCCGCAGCGGCATACGGCAATGGCCTTCTGGAAATTTCTGCGCGGGGAAGTCTGCAAGTCCGCGGCCTGCGGCCGGAAACTGTCGGGCGGCTCGCCTCTGATGTTGATGCGGCTGGGATCCTTGTGCCAGCAGGTCCGCCGATCGAGCTATCGCCGCTGCATGGCATCGACCCGGGTGAGATAGGAAGTGCCGCCGCGATCGAAGCCCGGCTGCGAGATGAGCTCAAGATCGCGCTGTCTTCACCACTTTTGGCCCCGAAGCTCTCCATCATCGTCGACGGTGGAGGACGTTTCGGTCTATCCGGTCTTTCGGCCGATATCCGCGTTGTCGCTCTGGACGCAGGCCGCTGGCTGGTCGCGATAAACGGCGATGCAAAAACGGCAAAACCGGTTTGTATCGGTTCAGCGGATGACGCCGCCCGGGCGGTCGGGCAATTGCTGGCGATGCTCATGGAAATTGGCAAGAATTCTCGAACGCGCGACATTGGACTGCTTGCATTGCGCGATGTGTTTCCGGCAATGGAAGCGCAATTTGCCACCGGGCCACATTCGGAAATGCCGGGGCCTGGCCTTCATCAGCTCTCCGATCACAGCCCGGTCCTTGGCCTCAGGCCGCGTTTCGGCCAGATGAAGGCAAGCGACCTGTCAAGATTTCTGGGAGAAACCGAACGCCTCGGTGCAGCGGAAATTCGCCTGGCACCGGGCCGCCAGTTCTTCGTGACGGGCTGCAGCACAGAGGAGGCGAAGGCGTTGCAGACAGCTGCAAAGGAGTATGGCTTTAGCTCCGATCCGAATGATCCATCTGCAAATATTGCGGCTTGCGCCGGGGCGGGTGCCTGCGCCTCTGGCTTTTATGAAACAAGGATGCGGGCACAGCATTTACTGCGGCATTCACCGGTTCTTTTCGATGGATCGCTGACGTTTCATCTCTCGGGTTGTTCCAAGGGATGCGCTCATCCGCGACCGGCGCTGGCGCTGACTGGAATGCCGAGTGGTTATGGTATTGTGTTGAGCGGACATGCAGGCGACAGCCCCGATGCAACGATTGCTGGCGGCGAGATTGATTTCGCTATAGAGAAGCTCGCCCGGCTTGTCGGGAAGAACAAGAGCGCTGATGAATCGGCTGCTGCCTGCCTGACGCGGCTCGGCCCCCAGACGATCGTGAAGGCGCTGAAACAGGAATAGGTATGCCAGAT
It encodes:
- the cobF gene encoding precorrin-6A synthase (deacetylating), yielding MKHIYAIGIGTGNPEHITIQAINAMNAADLVFIPTKGAQKEELADVRREICERYLKQADGKILEFAVPLRETKERSYGQSVDEWHAAIAATYRQLISELPENGTAAFLVWGDPSLYDSTLRILERVRDKVEFDLTVIPGITSIQALAASHRISISLVGKPVEITTGRRLAEEGLKTESTVVMLDGIQAFTKIDGPDTEIFWGAYLGTQDEIIRAGRLGDVADDIVRTRAEARERHGWIMDIYLLRKGRDFQD
- the cobG gene encoding precorrin-3B synthase, giving the protein MEGRAIAAPGSRRGACPTLAAPMATGDGLLVRLRPAGGALTPSQLNMLAASAAAYGNGLLEISARGSLQVRGLRPETVGRLASDVDAAGILVPAGPPIELSPLHGIDPGEIGSAAAIEARLRDELKIALSSPLLAPKLSIIVDGGGRFGLSGLSADIRVVALDAGRWLVAINGDAKTAKPVCIGSADDAARAVGQLLAMLMEIGKNSRTRDIGLLALRDVFPAMEAQFATGPHSEMPGPGLHQLSDHSPVLGLRPRFGQMKASDLSRFLGETERLGAAEIRLAPGRQFFVTGCSTEEAKALQTAAKEYGFSSDPNDPSANIAACAGAGACASGFYETRMRAQHLLRHSPVLFDGSLTFHLSGCSKGCAHPRPALALTGMPSGYGIVLSGHAGDSPDATIAGGEIDFAIEKLARLVGKNKSADESAAACLTRLGPQTIVKALKQE